A region of Desertibacillus haloalkaliphilus DNA encodes the following proteins:
- a CDS encoding elongation factor P, with product GKGAAFVRSKLRNLRTGSVQEKTFRAGEKVSKAHIENRRMAYLYASGDMHTFMDNESYEQIELPTAQIEHELKFLKENMVVQIMTYQGETLGVEVPNTVELEVTETEPGIKGDTASGGTKPATLETGLTVQ from the coding sequence GGTAAAGGAGCAGCTTTCGTACGCTCGAAATTACGTAACCTTCGTACTGGATCTGTACAAGAAAAGACGTTCCGTGCTGGTGAAAAAGTATCGAAAGCGCACATTGAAAATCGTCGTATGGCTTATCTATATGCTAGTGGAGATATGCATACGTTCATGGATAATGAATCATATGAGCAAATCGAATTGCCGACAGCTCAAATTGAACATGAACTTAAATTCTTAAAAGAAAACATGGTCGTTCAAATCATGACTTATCAAGGTGAGACGCTTGGAGTAGAAGTACCGAATACAGTTGAACTCGAAGTGACAGAAACGGAACCAGGAATTAAAGGAGACACAGCTTCGGGTGGAACGAAGCCGGCTACACTAGAAACTGGGTTAACGGTACAAG